GTCACTCCTTTTGTTACTATGGGCAGAAATGATGATCTCCTTCACATTTTCCTCTTCCCCAattctagggttagggttaccTCCTTCACCATCCCCATCTCCCACCCCCAACCAAAACCACACCAACTCTCTCCACGCGGTCGTCGCCTCCGCATTGAACGAAGCCAACGACACACTCGTCCACATAAACCTCGCTAAATCCTCGGATCTGCGCGAACGCGCTGCCCTCTCCGACTGCTCGGAGTTCTATGGCCTCAGCATCTAGCATCTGAGCCAAAGCCTCCACCCGAGCCCAGGCTCCACGCCCTTCGACATCCAGATCTGGCTGAGCGCTGCGCTGACGAATCTTGACAACTGCAGGCAATGGCGGACACACATATGCTCAaggaggggcttaagcccccccccccccaaattatttattaaaaatatttttatagttgtAAAACATTATGGTTTTGTAAGTATTTTGTGTGAATTAATGTGCAAAAGCCcctattaaaacaataaaattttctcacacaaaatttagaatatatagcCCCTACCATAATAATTTTCTGCATCCGCACTGACTGCAGAACCAGCATGGCCGAGCAGAGCGTCGCGCACCCATTCTTCATGCACAACCACGCCTCGGAGCTGATCATCAAGGCTCTTGCGGTCAACGCCGAGGTGGTGGGGCCAGGGAGCCAGAAGCATCTCCATAGCTGGCTCCCCAACAGGGACGTTGTGCCAGAGCAGGCTACAAGTGGCGACGCGGTTGTGGTGGCGCAGGACGGGTCTGGCACTTTTCGGACCATCAAGGAAGCCCTTGATGGCTATTGGAAGAGAAAAACAAAGGGGAGATTTGTGATCCATGTGAAGCAAGGGACGTATCATGAGTATGTTGAGATTCTTCGGGAGATGAAGGACGTGGAGCTGGTCGGAGATGGCATCGGAAAGACGATCATCACCGGAGATAAGAGCTCGAAGTCAGGATTAAGTACTAGGAAGTCCGCAACATTTAGCAAGTATTCCCTCTGATCTGTCATAAAATGTCTcatcttcaaaatttattactccctccgtccgcgattaggagtcccggtcacttttgcgcacctgttttataaaaataataaaaaatagttaaagtggacaaatggtaaagtaagagagataataacgTTGACAAGGgtcttctcaacattattctcttttttattttaccatttctccactttaactattttttatcatttttataaaataggtgTGCAAAAATGACCGGAACTCCCAatcgcggacagagggagtactaattattgCATTCAAGTACCAAACTTCATAGTTCCCTCTGACCGTGAAtatcccattttttcattttagtccgtcagcgaataggagtcccgttttttccATTAACACGCCCCTAGCATCTGATAGTATGTGTTAAATTAATCTTTTTGTGTTTCACATTTTGAATACGAGACAATTTACGTGTAAATATCTTTCCAACATACCCTTGCATCTGATAGTAACTCACTATACATTATCGTTGATCTCTTCACTTCACATTCACTACAAAAAAGGGTGGTTTACCGACAGCGGTGGGCAATACTCGATAAATACCGATGGTAAACAGTGTTATTGACGGAATGTCCATAGTCCCGTCGTTAAAAAAATTACCGACATAAATTTTTCGTCGGTATATAGGAATTACTGACCGAAATTTTCGTCGGTAAGTTGTTATCTTTTGTAGTGATTTCTAGTGACAAGTAcaaacaatcaaaatcattCTCCTTGCACAGGTGACGGATTCGTGGCCCGCAACATCACATTCCGCAACACGGCCGGCCCAACCGCCGGCCAGGCCGTGGCGGTGCACTAGGCCTCCGACCGATCCGCCTTCTACCGCTGCTCCATCGAAGGGTACCAGGACACCCTCTGGGCGGACGCCAACCGCCAGCTCTTCGAGGAATGCCAAATCTACGGCACCATCGACTTTATCTTCGGCAACGCTGCCGCCGTCTTCCAGAAGAGTGTGATCTACGACCGGGCTCCGTTGCACGGCCAGAAAGTGCTGATCACCGCACAGAGTCGGACGCAGGTCAACCAGGCGACCGGGTTCTCCATCTTGAACTGCAGGTTCGAGGCCGACCCCGGCCAGAAGCAGGCGGTGGGGAAGTTCAAGGCGTACCTGGGGCGGCCGTGGAGGGACTACGCGCGCGTGGTGTATATGAGGAGCTATCTCGATGGGATGTTGGATCCGGCGGGGTGGATGGATTGGGATAACAGGGGTAATACAGTGTATTATGGGGAGTATGAGAACTATGGGCCCGGGTCAGGGACGAAGATGAGGGTGAGTTGGCCCGGGATTAGAGTCATACAGGATGTGCACGAAGCGGAGAAGTTCACTGTGACCAACTTTATCGGTGGTCAACAGTGGCTGCCGCAATCAGGGGTGCCATTTATTGGTGGCTTGTAGGGTGTGGGTATATTTATGGATCGGGTTCGATCGGGTTGGACCAGACATCTATCAGATTAGACTGAATTGGAAATTTGATATGATGTTGGATCaatcatttttatcttttaaataaatgtaatattCCACCACATCTTTATTATATGTcccatatttttctttatttggaCAATCTCAAATAAATGTCTTATTTCTAGCCTAATCTATGCAAGCCTAATCGGCCGAGCTTATTGCATTTCTATACTGGCCCGACGGTTTTGAAACATGGTAACCTAACGGTGTGACAAGCCCAGACAATAATCGATAACCTACCAAAACATACGAAGCAAACGCACCCTAATACTTTTGGAATGTATCAAGGAACTGAAATTTCTCAAATTCAGGCACAATAACAAGGTCAAAATTCAAACCATACAACAACAATAAACACTGTCAGACAAGATAATGCCTTATTTCAAAGAGAACTAAGATCTTCAAGCTAGTCTCATTTTACCAAAAGTGCATGGATAAACCTAAACATACATTTAGTCGAAAACGACCTCTCAATGCAATAAAGAGGAGTTATTAACTTATGACTTACAAGCATGCTTCAAAAGCTTCAGAGCTAGCAGCCTCTTCATCCAGCATTTGAACAACCTGCGCAACACCTGCAGCAAGCTCCTTGTTGATCACCCCATCAGGCATATCAAACGTTCTTCTCTTCATGGATAAAGATTTTCCAGAAGGTTGAGGGTCGACAACATCCAGCATTGCTTCCAGCTCGTCCACCATGGACTTTTTCGCAGCTCGAACCATCAGATCACCACCCTACTTGAGAGGAAGATATAAACATATATGAACAATGTGTCGGAATGAAGCCAAGATTGATGCAAGAATCAAAGAAGAATCAAGCCTAGAAATGACAAAATCAATCTAGATCATTTAAAGAtagacaaaattaaattactttacTTGTAAACATAGAATTAAATCCAAGTGTAATACAATGCAGTCCTTAAACCATTTCagtgtttattttttgcatttcaattctattttctatCGCAATGGGCATACAAACAGAAGCTTCTAGAAGGCAGCTATTATTCACTATTGAATCAAAGTATTACAGTGCAAAATTGTGagaagaggaaagaaagagcGAACTATTCACTTTCAGATACCTCAATAGCGTCAACTGTGAGAAGCAAAACAATGATCTTTTCAGAGAACCTCTGAAGTTCTTCTGCGTTGCGGGCAAGATGACGGCGGTAAGTGaaattgttaaataaagaCCTAATCTCCTTCAACTTTGTCTTGGCAATGGCCAGCTCACGAAGTGCACGTAGAGACTGCGACCTCTGGATAATATATGCCCTGAAACTCTTCTGAATAAGAGTTGCTGCATCTTGGGGAGACAACTCCTTCCTCTTCCCCCTTCTCTTATCCACTCTCTTGGCAAAAGCCTGTCATGGTGAGACGTGACACAGTTAGAATACATCGAAAAAACATAAATGCCCAAATACTCAATCATATGTATTGTCAATTTTTTCTATCACTCAAAGTAAACACCTTGTAATGGTTATTGTAAATTCAAGCTATCACCTAAAAGTAAAGGCCCCTTTATAATTTAGAAGTCAATATTTACAGTCTTCATTCTGAAGTTTTGGAATCAGAAAGCAGGTCCTCGAGGAGTACTTAAAGATCTGAAATCATATCAACACCCTAGCGTTTAATCATTGTCTACCTATCCCGAATGGTGTTTTACGTTGCCTAGGTATGAGCTAATCTACatgatatatacatatataagcACAAAAATGATTGAGATTCCACAATCAACACTCGGTAACATTTAGACACTGGTAATGCATCATATGACGACGGCCTGCACCAGTTTAATCACTGTCTCTCTATCCTGAGTGGCTTATCAGCTAATCCATGTTTTACCTTGCCTAAGTATGAGCAAATCTACatgatatatatacatatacaagcACAAAAATGCTTGAGATTTCATAACCAACACTCTGTACATTTATACACTGGCAATGCATCATAAGCAAgcaaaaaatatcaactttTGCTCAGAACCAAACAGATCTGAAACCAATCAAAAGAAACTCCTGCAGTCTGCTACCAACACAACAGCTAGCAATAACCAACCAAATTCATCACCACAAAACGAATCAATCCAATAAGAAAACCTTGATGcaacaaatcaacaaattcatcaaaaacaaGCAAAGTTGCCAACCAAATTCATCACCACAAAACGAATCAATCGGCTCAGAAAACCTTGATGTAATCAACCAAATCaacaaattcagaaaaaaagTAAGCAAATTAACCAACCAACCTGCCTCAGAACAATGCCGCCATGATAAGAAGGCTCCTCAACCTCAACAATCCGGGAAACAACTGACTTCTTCCCCTTCTCCTTCACTTTCtcgctcttcttcttcttcttctcccccAGTTGACTGTCTCCACTAGACACCTTAAACGTGTAGGTCTGCTCAATCGCGCCCTTCCTCTTGACCTCCGCCGTCACCTCGTAGCTCCTCGCGATCCCCTTCCCCGTCTCCGCCGTCCACTTGTACTTGCGCTCGTCGCCGGGAGCCTTGATCTCAGCCGTCCACGTGTACTTCCtgctctccctctccctctccgcCAGCCCGAGCTCCAGCGCGGAGACGCGGTCGCTGAGCGCCTCCAGGTACGGCGaggcgcggcggcggcggtggatCTGGATCAGATCGGCGACGGCGTAGAATTCGTGGAGTGGGAAGGTGAGGAGGTCGAGCTCTTCTTCGAGAATGGGGAAGTACGGTGAAATTGAGGTTTGTTGGAGGAAGTAGGAAGGGCAGAGATGGTGCTCGAGAAGCTCGAATCTGCTGAATCGATTCATCGTTGAAGGAATTGATGAAACAATTTGTTGAAAGTGAGATGTTTgagtgagagtgagagagggagatttgaagatggagAAAGGAGAATTTTGGTTGGTGGAATTCAAGTCAAAAAGGGGAATGAGGATGACGATGACAGCAAaggaataaatatataagagcatccgcaatggtcggctagtcgttttttagtgttgctgacgtggcagaggagagaatggctggcctatggctggcctattaaccattgcggatgctctaagcatcttgaaattaatgttttttccTAACTATACAAATGTATTTacttaaatatgtaaatggAGTTTGGGAGTAAAACATAggagtgaaaaataaaaattacgtTTGAATTTTAGGTTGGAACGGACTAAAGTAGCAAATTGAGACTTTAAGAGCATTTACTGCGATGGCTCATGGGACGAGCAAGCCGCAAGCCGAAGGGTGCCATGCGTGGTTGCAAGGCACTCTCACGTCCATCGGCCAACGAAAGCGTGGGGGGctttttttagaattagaaattaaatatatttttaaaaaataaggtgtttgtaatttttgatgattttaaaCTATAGGTCATTCTTCGTTGCCTCTCATGTATTTTCTATGATGGATGGCTCAAAATGGTGTTACAT
The genomic region above belongs to Salvia hispanica cultivar TCC Black 2014 chromosome 3, UniMelb_Shisp_WGS_1.0, whole genome shotgun sequence and contains:
- the LOC125209941 gene encoding LOW QUALITY PROTEIN: putative pectinesterase/pectinesterase inhibitor 38 (The sequence of the model RefSeq protein was modified relative to this genomic sequence to represent the inferred CDS: substituted 1 base at 1 genomic stop codon), giving the protein MAEQSVAHPFFMHNHASELIIKALAVNAEVVGPGSQKHLHSWLPNRDVVPEQATSGDAVVVAQDGSGTFRTIKEALDGYWKRKTKGRFVIHVKQGTYHEYVEILREMKDVELVGDGIGKTIITGDKSSKSGLSTRKSATFTCTGDGFVARNITFRNTAGPTAGQAVAVHXASDRSAFYRCSIEGYQDTLWADANRQLFEECQIYGTIDFIFGNAAAVFQKSVIYDRAPLHGQKVLITAQSRTQVNQATGFSILNCRFEADPGQKQAVGKFKAYLGRPWRDYARVVYMRSYLDGMLDPAGWMDWDNRGNTVYYGEYENYGPGSGTKMRVSWPGIRVIQDVHEAEKFTVTNFIGGQQWLPQSGVPFIGGL
- the LOC125216913 gene encoding BAG family molecular chaperone regulator 7-like, which produces MNRFSRFELLEHHLCPSYFLQQTSISPYFPILEEELDLLTFPLHEFYAVADLIQIHRRRRASPYLEALSDRVSALELGLAERERESRKYTWTAEIKAPGDERKYKWTAETGKGIARSYEVTAEVKRKGAIEQTYTFKVSSGDSQLGEKKKKKSEKVKEKGKKSVVSRIVEVEEPSYHGGIVLRQAFAKRVDKRRGKRKELSPQDAATLIQKSFRAYIIQRSQSLRALRELAIAKTKLKEIRSLFNNFTYRRHLARNAEELQRFSEKIIVLLLTVDAIEGGDLMVRAAKKSMVDELEAMLDVVDPQPSGKSLSMKRRTFDMPDGVINKELAAGVAQVVQMLDEEAASSEAFEACL